The following proteins are co-located in the Vibrio azureus genome:
- a CDS encoding response regulator transcription factor has translation MDSTYTIIIADDHPLFRNALFQSVHLAVSGANLLEADTLNTLLDLLEKQPEPDLVLLDLKMPGANGMSGLIQLRADYPHLPVVVVSASEEPSVVTQVKSHGAFGFIPKSSDMRQLVNALNQVLNGDPYFPADLITNNEVCNDLADKLAALTPQQYKVLSMLSDGLLNKQIAYELHVSEATIKAHMTAIFRKLGVKNRTQAVILLQQMEPEL, from the coding sequence ATGGACTCGACCTACACCATCATCATTGCCGATGATCACCCCCTTTTTCGCAATGCTCTCTTTCAATCCGTACATTTAGCCGTCAGCGGAGCCAACCTCCTTGAAGCCGACACTCTGAATACTTTGCTTGATCTACTAGAAAAACAACCCGAGCCAGATCTGGTATTACTCGACTTAAAAATGCCCGGAGCCAACGGCATGTCAGGTCTTATCCAGTTACGCGCAGATTACCCGCACTTACCTGTTGTGGTTGTTTCTGCCAGCGAAGAACCCAGTGTCGTCACGCAAGTGAAAAGTCATGGAGCTTTCGGTTTTATTCCTAAATCCAGTGATATGCGTCAGTTGGTCAATGCCCTTAACCAAGTCCTCAACGGCGATCCCTATTTCCCTGCCGATTTGATCACCAACAACGAAGTTTGTAATGATTTAGCCGATAAGTTGGCCGCACTGACTCCCCAGCAATATAAAGTCCTCAGTATGCTGTCGGATGGATTACTCAATAAACAAATTGCTTATGAGCTGCACGTATCAGAAGCCACCATCAAAGCTCATATGACGGCTATTTTCCGCAAACTTGGGGTAAAAAACAGGACACAAGCGGTTATCCTTTTACAGCAAATGGAGCCAGAACTTTGA
- a CDS encoding DUF4212 domain-containing protein — translation MAFEDKEKAKAYWDKNVKLMITLMTIWFVVSFGCGILFVDQLNQFQLGGYKLGFWFAQQGSIYAFLGIIFYYAWKMRRIDREFGVDE, via the coding sequence ATGGCATTTGAAGATAAAGAAAAAGCAAAAGCCTATTGGGATAAAAATGTCAAACTCATGATCACACTCATGACCATTTGGTTCGTCGTATCATTTGGCTGCGGTATTTTATTTGTCGATCAGCTTAATCAATTTCAGTTAGGTGGGTATAAGCTTGGATTTTGGTTTGCTCAGCAAGGTTCAATCTATGCTTTCCTAGGCATTATCTTTTATTACGCATGGAAAATGCGTCGTATCGATCGTGAATTTGGCGTAGACGAGTAG
- a CDS encoding MarC family protein encodes MLSILITQFVVLWAVIDPVGSVPVYLSQTQHLSAKQRQLVALKAVAIAMGVLLFFLIAGQLLLEAMQIPLPAFQAAGGLVLLLFALSMIFGESKPEQEQKLSEEVSHSDLADLAVYPLAIPSIASPGAMMAIVMLTDNNRYSVIDQAMTAGVMLAVLLVTLILLLGANTIQKIIGNVGAAIISRVMGLILAAVALNNLLLGIKEFYIN; translated from the coding sequence TTGCTCAGTATTCTCATCACCCAATTCGTTGTTCTGTGGGCCGTCATTGATCCTGTCGGTTCTGTACCTGTTTACCTCTCCCAAACTCAGCACCTATCCGCTAAGCAACGCCAACTTGTGGCCCTCAAAGCCGTTGCGATCGCGATGGGTGTCTTGCTGTTTTTCTTAATTGCAGGCCAGCTCCTTCTAGAAGCAATGCAAATCCCCCTTCCGGCCTTCCAAGCCGCTGGTGGACTCGTGCTACTGCTGTTTGCCTTAAGTATGATTTTTGGCGAGAGCAAACCGGAACAAGAACAAAAATTGAGTGAAGAAGTCAGTCATTCCGATTTGGCTGACCTTGCTGTCTATCCGCTTGCCATACCGTCGATCGCTTCGCCTGGCGCCATGATGGCAATTGTGATGCTGACAGACAACAATCGCTACTCGGTTATCGATCAAGCTATGACGGCAGGCGTGATGTTGGCGGTGTTACTGGTAACGTTAATATTACTTCTAGGCGCCAATACCATTCAAAAAATCATAGGCAATGTCGGAGCCGCCATCATCAGCCGCGTTATGGGTCTAATACTTGCCGCTGTTGCACTGAATAATTTACTGCTTGGCATCAAAGAATTTTATATTAACTGA
- a CDS encoding sodium:solute symporter family protein: MDLKTITYLVVGATFLLYIGIAIWARAGSTKEFYVAGGGVNPIANGMATAADWMSAASFISMAGLIAFMGYGGSVFLMGWTGGYVLLALLLAPYLRKFGKFTVPEFVGERFYSKAARIVAVACLIIASVTYVIGQMKGVGVAFGRFLEVDYATGLLIGMCIVFMYAVMGGMKGITYTQIAQYCVLILAYTIPAIFISLQLTGHPLPQIGLGSTINGTDVYLLDRLDQVVTELGFSEYTTQVRGDTLNMFVYTLSLMIGTAGLPHVIIRFFTVPKVRDARTSAGWALVFIALLYTTAPAVSAMARLNLMDTVTPTPGQHLAYDERPDWFKNWEKTGLLGFDDKNGDGLIEYTSNPATNELKVDRDIMVLANPEIAQLPNWVIALVAAGGLAAALSTAAGLLLAISSAISHDLIKGVINPNISEKKELLASRISMAVAIAVAGYLGLNPPGFAAGTVALAFGLAASSIFPALMMGIFSKRINKEGAIAGMIAGITLTLFYVFQHKGILFVADWTFLQSWGKNWFFGIEPNAFGAIGAGFNFLVAFAVSRVTAETPQEVKDLVEEVRVPVGAGGAISH, encoded by the coding sequence ATGGATCTAAAAACAATTACTTACCTAGTCGTTGGTGCGACGTTTCTGCTCTATATTGGTATCGCTATCTGGGCGAGAGCTGGATCAACCAAAGAGTTTTATGTCGCGGGTGGTGGGGTTAACCCGATTGCTAATGGTATGGCAACAGCGGCTGATTGGATGTCTGCGGCGTCTTTCATTTCAATGGCCGGCTTAATCGCCTTTATGGGTTACGGTGGCTCTGTCTTTTTAATGGGTTGGACAGGCGGCTATGTTCTCCTTGCCCTATTACTTGCTCCCTATTTGCGTAAATTCGGTAAATTTACCGTACCAGAATTTGTCGGTGAACGTTTCTATTCCAAAGCCGCACGCATTGTCGCTGTCGCTTGTTTGATCATCGCCTCAGTCACTTATGTTATAGGGCAGATGAAAGGGGTTGGGGTTGCCTTTGGCCGTTTCCTTGAGGTGGACTACGCAACAGGACTGCTTATTGGTATGTGTATTGTGTTCATGTATGCCGTTATGGGCGGCATGAAAGGCATTACCTACACCCAGATTGCTCAATATTGCGTACTCATTCTTGCTTACACTATTCCCGCAATTTTCATTTCTTTACAGCTGACTGGGCACCCTCTACCTCAAATTGGCTTAGGCAGTACCATCAATGGGACCGATGTCTATCTGCTAGATAGGCTCGATCAAGTGGTCACCGAGCTTGGGTTTAGTGAATACACCACACAAGTGCGTGGCGACACATTAAATATGTTTGTGTACACCTTATCGTTGATGATAGGTACCGCAGGCCTGCCTCACGTTATCATCCGTTTCTTTACCGTGCCTAAAGTTCGAGATGCAAGAACTTCAGCTGGTTGGGCGCTCGTTTTTATTGCGTTACTTTACACCACTGCCCCCGCTGTTTCTGCTATGGCTCGCCTTAACCTGATGGACACAGTGACACCGACCCCTGGTCAGCATTTAGCTTATGATGAGCGTCCAGATTGGTTTAAAAATTGGGAAAAAACGGGCTTACTTGGCTTTGATGATAAAAATGGCGACGGTTTGATCGAATATACGTCGAATCCTGCCACTAATGAACTAAAAGTCGATCGCGATATCATGGTGCTGGCTAACCCAGAGATTGCACAGCTCCCTAACTGGGTCATCGCTTTAGTCGCGGCTGGAGGATTAGCTGCAGCACTCTCCACGGCAGCAGGCTTGCTCCTAGCGATTTCGTCTGCCATCTCGCATGATCTGATAAAGGGCGTAATTAATCCAAACATTTCCGAAAAGAAAGAGTTACTTGCCAGTCGAATATCGATGGCGGTCGCGATTGCGGTGGCGGGTTACCTTGGCTTAAATCCTCCCGGCTTTGCTGCTGGAACCGTTGCCCTAGCCTTTGGTCTAGCCGCATCATCCATTTTCCCCGCCTTAATGATGGGTATCTTTAGTAAGCGGATTAATAAGGAAGGCGCCATTGCTGGTATGATTGCAGGCATTACTCTGACGCTGTTCTATGTATTCCAGCATAAGGGGATTTTATTTGTTGCCGATTGGACTTTCCTACAAAGTTGGGGGAAAAACTGGTTCTTTGGTATTGAGCCCAACGCGTTTGGTGCCATTGGTGCTGGATTTAACTTCCTCGTCGCTTTTGCGGTTTCAAGAGTCACTGCAGAGACACCACAAGAAGTGAAAGATCTTGTCGAAGAAGTACGTGTGCCTGTAGGCGCAGGTGGTGCAATCAGTCACTAA
- a CDS encoding protein-disulfide reductase DsbD encodes MRALFSVLLLGLMTFSTPTLALFGDQQGSSTPTSSFTNQNDGFVSVEQAFSFNFYQQNQQLMLDWQVKEGYYLYQERLSFTSENVTLDSIEMEEGTPHKDEFFGDVHIYSQPLFVNLNLSNWQPEARVIVQYQGCAKAGFCYPPETRIIPISAFKASEVATQKASSTEASVPSAKPAEVKPTTPSSATTTPSETGTQQNSLAANLADNWWTPLLFLALGVGLAFTPCVLPMYPILTSIVLGSGKLSQRRALGLSFLYVQGMALTYTLLGLVVASAGIQFQAAMQHPYVLIGLSVLFVTLSLSMFGLYNLQLPSSIQTWLNNLSNKQQGGSGAGVFAMGAISGLVCSPCTTAPLSGALLYVAQSGDLITGGVALYALAMGMGIPLILVAVFGNKLLPKAGGWMDRVKTLFGFILLAAPIFLLERILPEVWSTILWSALGFAAFSWLYHIKNSFEFGGWKQSAVGIVAVLGLFASAQPVFNYWFHSTSAISSETIKVEFIRVSNIAELEHQLTLAKQAGKPVMLDFYADWCVACKEFEKYTFHDPLVEKKLAEFVLLQADVTKNQVEDIELLKHMDVLGLPTIEFWNANGEPVPEARLSGFIQATPFLQHIDQF; translated from the coding sequence ATGCGTGCATTATTTTCTGTATTACTCTTGGGGCTCATGACCTTTTCAACGCCCACGCTAGCCCTGTTTGGTGACCAACAAGGCAGCAGTACACCAACCAGCAGCTTTACCAACCAAAACGATGGTTTTGTCTCTGTTGAACAAGCATTTTCATTTAACTTTTATCAACAAAATCAGCAATTGATGCTCGATTGGCAAGTAAAAGAAGGTTATTACCTCTATCAAGAGCGTCTATCGTTTACGAGCGAAAACGTGACTCTCGATAGTATCGAAATGGAGGAAGGTACCCCACACAAAGATGAGTTCTTCGGTGATGTACATATCTATAGTCAACCGCTTTTCGTTAATCTTAATTTATCTAACTGGCAGCCTGAAGCTCGTGTTATCGTTCAGTATCAAGGCTGTGCGAAAGCAGGTTTTTGCTATCCACCAGAAACTCGTATCATCCCGATTAGTGCGTTCAAGGCCTCTGAGGTCGCCACTCAGAAAGCGTCTTCGACTGAAGCATCAGTGCCCTCCGCCAAACCAGCAGAGGTGAAGCCAACCACTCCATCATCGGCAACGACAACGCCCTCTGAAACGGGTACCCAACAAAACAGTCTTGCTGCAAATTTAGCGGATAACTGGTGGACTCCACTGCTCTTTTTAGCCCTGGGTGTAGGCCTCGCTTTTACTCCATGCGTTCTACCTATGTACCCGATTTTAACCAGTATCGTTCTTGGTAGCGGCAAGCTCAGTCAACGCAGAGCACTAGGACTTTCATTCCTTTATGTTCAAGGCATGGCTCTCACCTATACGTTACTTGGCTTGGTTGTCGCCTCTGCTGGTATTCAATTTCAGGCGGCGATGCAGCACCCTTATGTGTTAATTGGCCTGAGCGTGCTATTTGTTACTCTGTCTCTCTCAATGTTTGGTTTGTATAACTTGCAACTGCCAAGCAGCATTCAAACTTGGCTCAATAACCTAAGCAACAAACAACAAGGTGGTAGTGGTGCAGGTGTCTTCGCTATGGGAGCCATTTCTGGATTAGTCTGCTCCCCTTGCACAACCGCCCCACTTTCTGGCGCGCTGCTTTACGTTGCACAAAGTGGCGATCTTATCACTGGTGGTGTCGCTCTTTACGCTCTTGCCATGGGTATGGGTATCCCACTAATTCTAGTTGCTGTGTTTGGCAATAAGTTGCTCCCAAAAGCCGGAGGATGGATGGACAGAGTCAAAACACTGTTTGGCTTTATCTTACTCGCTGCCCCTATTTTCCTGTTGGAGCGCATTTTGCCCGAAGTCTGGTCGACAATCTTGTGGTCGGCGTTAGGCTTCGCCGCTTTCAGTTGGCTGTATCATATAAAGAACAGCTTTGAATTTGGCGGCTGGAAACAAAGCGCAGTCGGAATCGTTGCCGTCCTTGGGCTGTTTGCTTCAGCGCAACCCGTGTTTAATTATTGGTTCCATTCCACTTCTGCTATCTCGTCAGAAACCATCAAAGTCGAATTTATTCGCGTGTCTAACATCGCTGAACTAGAACATCAGTTGACGTTAGCCAAACAAGCTGGAAAGCCTGTCATGTTGGATTTTTACGCCGATTGGTGTGTGGCCTGTAAAGAATTTGAAAAATACACCTTTCATGATCCCTTAGTTGAAAAGAAGCTGGCTGAGTTTGTGCTACTTCAAGCCGATGTAACCAAAAACCAAGTTGAGGATATCGAGCTTCTTAAACATATGGATGTACTAGGTTTACCGACGATTGAGTTTTGGAATGCGAATGGCGAACCGGTACCTGAAGCTCGTTTAAGCGGCTTCATCCAAGCCACCCCTTTCCTTCAACACATTGATCAATTCTAA
- a CDS encoding anaerobic C4-dicarboxylate transporter, with protein sequence MVMVELFVVLFFIYIGARIGGIGIGFAGGAGVVALSLILGVPTSQSYIPVDVILIIMSVITAIAAMQVAGGLDWMVQVAEDFLRRNPARITFYAPIVTFLMTLLAGTGHTAFSTLPVIAEVAKGQGVRPSRPLSIAVVASQIAITASPISAAVVAFAAMLAPFGVDYLTLLAVCIPTTFIACMIGAFVANYMGSELKDDPEYQERLAKGLIKLNTESRREILPTAKKATFIFLAAIAFVVCYAAAISGSIGLIENPALGRNEAIMTIMLAAATAIVMCCKIDADKIPSAATFRSGMTACVCVLGVAWLGSTFVNAHVDGIKEVAGTLLADYPWMLALVLFFASMLLYSQGATTVALMPAALAIGVAPLTAVASFAAVSALFVLPTYPTLLAAVEMDDTGSTRIGQYVFNHPFFIPGVTTISSAVALGFIFGSFIL encoded by the coding sequence ATGGTCATGGTCGAACTCTTTGTGGTTCTCTTCTTCATTTATATTGGAGCAAGAATTGGCGGTATCGGCATTGGTTTTGCGGGTGGTGCAGGTGTTGTTGCGTTATCGCTCATTCTGGGTGTCCCAACCAGTCAATCTTACATTCCGGTTGATGTTATTTTGATCATTATGTCGGTCATCACGGCGATTGCGGCGATGCAAGTGGCAGGTGGTCTCGATTGGATGGTTCAAGTCGCCGAAGATTTTTTACGTCGCAACCCTGCCAGAATCACCTTCTATGCACCCATTGTGACTTTTCTTATGACGCTTCTCGCTGGTACTGGGCATACCGCATTTTCAACCCTACCAGTCATCGCAGAAGTTGCCAAAGGTCAAGGTGTCCGGCCTTCTCGTCCGCTATCGATTGCCGTCGTTGCTTCACAGATTGCCATCACAGCCTCTCCTATCTCTGCCGCTGTCGTGGCCTTTGCTGCAATGTTGGCACCATTTGGAGTGGATTATCTCACCTTACTTGCCGTGTGCATCCCAACGACCTTTATCGCCTGTATGATCGGTGCATTCGTCGCAAACTATATGGGTTCAGAGCTAAAAGATGATCCTGAGTATCAAGAGCGTTTAGCAAAAGGCCTGATCAAACTTAACACCGAATCTAGACGCGAAATCTTGCCCACCGCGAAAAAAGCCACTTTTATCTTCCTCGCAGCGATCGCGTTTGTGGTGTGTTATGCCGCCGCTATTTCAGGCTCAATCGGCTTAATCGAGAACCCTGCTCTGGGTCGTAACGAAGCCATCATGACCATCATGCTGGCCGCCGCGACTGCTATCGTGATGTGTTGTAAAATCGATGCTGACAAAATTCCTTCAGCGGCCACGTTTCGTTCCGGTATGACCGCATGTGTCTGTGTACTTGGTGTCGCTTGGTTAGGCTCAACTTTCGTTAACGCACACGTTGATGGCATCAAAGAAGTCGCTGGAACATTATTGGCAGATTATCCTTGGATGCTGGCTTTAGTTCTTTTCTTTGCCTCAATGTTGCTTTACTCACAAGGCGCAACAACCGTCGCTTTAATGCCGGCAGCACTTGCCATTGGCGTAGCTCCATTAACAGCAGTTGCCTCCTTTGCTGCGGTCAGTGCGCTGTTTGTTTTACCGACTTACCCAACGCTCCTGGCAGCAGTTGAAATGGATGATACAGGTTCAACCCGTATTGGCCAGTATGTTTTCAACCACCCATTCTTCATTCCAGGGGTGACCACTATTAGCTCAGCGGTGGCATTAGGCTTTATATTTGGAAGCTTTATTCTGTAA
- a CDS encoding PAS domain-containing hybrid sensor histidine kinase/response regulator gives MQGWLVVPVSLVYLGVLFLIAWYGDRNKQWLSGWRPWIYSLSIAVYCTSWTFYGTVGQASVNPWSFLPIYIAPILVFTIGWRVLARLILIAKREHITSIADFIAARYGKSQGLAVVVTLIAVAGILPYIALQLRGITMGLEMIAPELVNHEQYQEGRISLFVVGAMAMFTMLFGTRHIDTTEHHRGMMMAIAFESVLKLVAFLVVGVFIVWLAFNTDSINLAEVATQTYQSPNVATLMIHIVLTALAIVCLPRQFHTMVVENERPQDLHVARWLFPLYLVLMGAFVLPIAWVGQSLLAPDLAENYVISVPMAVGADHIALLAFLGGTSAASGMVIVSTIALAIMVSNDLVMPLILRRFKLSQHSHHDISDLLLRIRRGLILLLLLGAWLVYQALDGIHSLSTIGFLSFAAITQFAPSLIGGMYWRQGNKKGVYFGLFVGFTLWLITLLNQANMLVGEAENNGLIWLITPPEWLAGFDIACSDWGMILSVGANALCFIIVSLMTRASVSERLQSASFIGIGLAESENISLYQSRVTVNELEMLASRFVGRERMKSAFQTYWKEHGQILQSSQQAPSSLIRHTERVLAGVFGASSSKLVLTSALQGKNMRLEEVATIVDEASELYDFSRGLLQGAIEHIGQGIAVVDKQLRLVAWNQRYLELFVFPPGLIQVGRPIAEVIRHNAEQGLCGPGDPEQHVRRRVEHLEKGTRHTSSRIRPDGRVIEVQGNPMPGGGFVMSFTDITVFRQAEQTLKEANETLEERVQVRTHELEALNKQLVIATQRSEQESQSKSRFLAAVSHDLMQPLNAARLFASSLSEVAKDGEVHRLSSHIESALGAAEDLIGDLLDISRLESGKLDVHAYGFAINDVLANLHAEFSALAKQQNIQFSMVSSSLMVKSDPKLLRRVVQNFLTNAFRYAPKGKVVLGVRRIKGQVRIDVWDNGMGIEQEKQQEIFEEFSRGTQVRSDQGLGLGLAISKGIAQVLGHQISMRSWFGQGSVFSIVLDKAEKIQLELIQESKRESSNVSHLRVLCVDNEPDILVGMDNLLSRWGCDTRLAGDIVESLKMIDDEWIPDVIFSDYRLDDGRTGLEVLQQCRLRLGHRFKGVIISADRTHEVVDGIKANGFDFVAKPVKPLKLRALLNQIV, from the coding sequence ATGCAAGGATGGCTGGTGGTTCCCGTTTCGTTAGTGTATTTGGGAGTTCTATTTTTAATTGCTTGGTATGGTGATAGGAATAAACAATGGTTATCAGGTTGGCGGCCTTGGATCTATAGCCTATCGATAGCGGTTTATTGTACGTCATGGACTTTTTACGGCACGGTGGGGCAGGCCAGTGTCAATCCTTGGTCTTTTTTACCCATTTATATTGCGCCTATCTTAGTCTTCACTATAGGTTGGCGTGTGCTGGCGCGATTGATCTTAATTGCTAAGCGCGAGCATATCACTTCGATTGCCGATTTTATTGCTGCGCGCTACGGTAAATCTCAGGGGTTAGCGGTTGTGGTCACGTTAATTGCGGTTGCTGGGATCCTGCCATACATCGCCCTACAATTGCGCGGTATCACCATGGGGCTAGAAATGATTGCGCCTGAGTTGGTGAATCATGAACAGTACCAAGAAGGCCGTATTTCGTTGTTTGTGGTCGGGGCAATGGCGATGTTTACCATGCTTTTTGGTACTCGCCATATTGATACAACGGAACATCATCGTGGGATGATGATGGCGATCGCCTTTGAATCGGTGCTTAAATTGGTGGCTTTTTTAGTGGTTGGAGTGTTTATTGTTTGGCTAGCCTTTAACACCGACAGTATCAATTTGGCGGAGGTCGCCACGCAAACTTATCAGTCGCCTAACGTGGCTACCTTGATGATTCATATTGTTTTAACCGCCTTAGCTATCGTGTGTTTACCGCGTCAGTTTCATACCATGGTGGTTGAAAATGAACGACCTCAAGATCTCCATGTTGCGCGTTGGTTATTTCCTTTGTACTTAGTATTGATGGGGGCTTTTGTGCTTCCTATCGCTTGGGTCGGGCAAAGTCTGTTAGCCCCTGACTTAGCTGAGAATTACGTGATCAGTGTGCCGATGGCCGTTGGTGCGGATCATATTGCCTTATTGGCCTTTTTAGGTGGGACATCAGCGGCCAGTGGGATGGTTATTGTATCAACGATTGCACTAGCGATTATGGTGTCTAATGATTTGGTGATGCCTCTTATTTTGCGCCGTTTCAAACTGTCTCAGCACAGCCATCATGATATTTCAGATCTGCTGCTACGAATTCGCCGTGGCTTAATTTTATTACTGCTTTTGGGAGCATGGCTGGTTTATCAGGCTCTAGATGGTATTCATTCACTGTCTACGATTGGCTTTCTGTCCTTTGCTGCGATCACTCAGTTTGCTCCTTCATTGATTGGCGGGATGTACTGGCGTCAAGGTAATAAAAAAGGTGTCTACTTCGGGTTGTTCGTCGGTTTTACCTTGTGGCTTATTACGTTGCTCAACCAAGCAAATATGCTGGTGGGGGAAGCTGAAAATAATGGCTTAATCTGGTTAATCACCCCTCCTGAATGGCTTGCAGGTTTTGATATCGCTTGTTCGGATTGGGGAATGATTCTGAGTGTTGGTGCGAATGCACTGTGTTTTATCATCGTGTCTTTAATGACAAGGGCAAGTGTAAGTGAGCGCTTACAATCTGCTTCTTTTATTGGTATCGGTTTAGCGGAAAGTGAAAATATTAGCCTGTATCAAAGTCGAGTGACGGTGAATGAATTGGAAATGTTGGCTTCTCGTTTTGTGGGCCGAGAGCGTATGAAGTCAGCATTTCAAACCTATTGGAAGGAACATGGTCAGATCCTCCAATCTAGCCAGCAAGCTCCGTCGAGTTTAATTCGTCACACTGAACGCGTGCTCGCTGGTGTATTTGGAGCCTCTTCTTCTAAGTTAGTACTTACTTCTGCTCTGCAGGGAAAAAACATGCGGCTTGAAGAGGTCGCGACGATAGTCGATGAAGCCTCGGAATTGTACGATTTTAGCCGAGGTCTGCTGCAAGGTGCGATAGAACACATTGGTCAAGGCATCGCGGTCGTGGATAAGCAACTTAGACTGGTAGCGTGGAATCAGCGTTATCTTGAATTGTTCGTTTTTCCTCCGGGCCTGATTCAAGTCGGCCGCCCTATTGCTGAAGTGATCCGACACAATGCTGAGCAAGGCTTGTGTGGCCCGGGCGATCCTGAGCAGCATGTACGCCGGCGGGTAGAGCATTTAGAAAAAGGTACTCGCCATACTTCCTCTCGTATTCGACCTGATGGACGTGTGATTGAGGTGCAAGGTAATCCGATGCCAGGTGGAGGGTTTGTGATGAGCTTTACCGATATCACGGTTTTCCGTCAAGCGGAACAAACGTTGAAAGAGGCCAATGAAACCTTGGAAGAACGTGTACAAGTTCGTACTCATGAGTTGGAAGCACTGAATAAACAACTGGTGATTGCAACGCAGCGTTCTGAACAAGAGTCACAATCTAAATCTCGTTTCCTTGCCGCCGTAAGTCACGACCTGATGCAACCGCTTAACGCCGCGCGTTTATTTGCCTCCTCATTATCGGAAGTGGCTAAGGATGGTGAAGTTCACCGACTTTCTTCGCATATCGAGAGTGCGTTAGGAGCCGCGGAAGATTTGATTGGTGATTTGCTGGATATTTCTCGTTTGGAGTCGGGCAAATTAGATGTGCATGCTTATGGTTTTGCCATCAATGATGTTTTGGCGAATTTGCACGCTGAGTTCAGTGCTTTGGCCAAACAGCAAAATATTCAATTTTCAATGGTGTCTTCCTCATTGATGGTGAAGTCTGACCCCAAATTATTACGTCGAGTTGTACAGAACTTCTTAACCAATGCGTTTCGTTATGCGCCGAAAGGGAAGGTTGTTTTAGGTGTTCGGCGTATTAAGGGTCAAGTTCGTATTGATGTTTGGGATAATGGCATGGGCATCGAACAAGAAAAACAACAAGAGATTTTTGAAGAGTTCAGCCGAGGCACTCAAGTACGCTCTGATCAAGGGCTAGGTTTAGGACTGGCGATTTCAAAGGGCATTGCCCAAGTATTAGGGCATCAAATTTCAATGCGCTCTTGGTTTGGTCAAGGCAGCGTGTTTTCCATTGTTTTGGACAAAGCAGAAAAGATTCAACTTGAGCTCATTCAAGAGTCAAAACGTGAGTCATCGAATGTGAGTCATTTACGAGTACTGTGTGTCGATAATGAGCCTGATATTTTGGTGGGTATGGACAATTTACTCTCTCGCTGGGGGTGTGATACCCGTCTGGCTGGCGATATTGTTGAAAGCCTCAAAATGATTGATGATGAATGGATTCCAGATGTGATTTTTTCAGATTATCGTTTGGATGATGGACGGACTGGCTTAGAAGTCTTACAGCAGTGCCGTCTACGTTTAGGTCATCGTTTCAAAGGGGTGATAATCAGTGCAGATCGGACCCATGAAGTGGTTGATGGGATTAAAGCGAACGGCTTTGACTTTGTTGCTAAGCCCGTTAAACCTCTCAAATTACGTGCGTTACTGAATCAAATAGTTTGA